In the genome of Campylobacter avium LMG 24591, the window TAGCAAAGGATGTAAATATAGGTGTGATTATGCCTTTAAGTGGCTCTACGGCTGCTTACGGTCAGGCTGCACTTGAGGGGATTAAACTAGCAAATGAAATGAAAAATAAACTTCCAAACGGCGATACCGTTAAGATTGTCGTGCTTGATACAAAGGGCGATAAGATAGAATCAAGCAACGCAGCACAAAGGCTTATCTCCCAAGATAAAGCCATCGGATTAATAGGCGAAATGCTAAGTGCAAACACCTTGCAAATCATGAGCGTTGCAGAGGAAAACAAGGTGCCTTTAATAGCTCCAGCCGCAACCGGAGATAAAATTTTAAATAACAAAAAATACTCAAGCAGAGTTTGCTTCATGGATAGTTTTCAAGGCTCATCCTTGGCAAAATATGCAAGCGATACCCTAAAATACAAGAGTGCGGTTATAGTAAGTGACCAAAGTGCTGATTATTCTTTAGGTCTTTCTAGAGCCTTTGAAAAGGAATTTACGGCTAAAGGCGGCAAGGTGCTTAAAAAGCTTAGGATAAGCTCAGGCGATAAGGACTATAAGGCTGTGATTTCTCAAATTCAAAAGCTAAATCCGGACTTTATTTATATGCCGGTGTATTACACAGAGGCGGCTTTGTTTGTGAGACAAGCACGCTTAGCAGGGCTTAAAACTCCTATGGGCTCGGCTGATGGCGTGGCTGATGATACCTTTATAAAATTAGCTGAACAAGCGGCTGAAAATCACATCTTTACAGATAGTTTCGATTATACAAACCCGCCAACTAAGCTTAGCAAGGACTTTATAGCACAGTATCAAAAAAGCAAGAAAACAAAAGAGGTGCCAAATTTCACGGCTATGGGAGCTGACGCGTATTTTGTGATGTTTGAAGCTATGCAAAAATGCGCCTCCTCTTTAACAAGCGAGTGTGTTAATAATGAAATTCACAAAACTACGAATTTCAACGGCGTTTCAGGTATAATCAACATAGATAAAAGCGGCAACGCTACAAGGTCTTTGGTTGTAAAACAAATTCAAAATCAAAAGCAAGTTTATAAAGACAGCATAAACCCTTAGGATTTTTATGGATTTACAACAAGTTATAAACGGTCTTTCCTTAGGTTCTATGTATGCACTCATAGCCATAGGTTACACTATGGTTTATGGGGTGCTAAGGCTCATAAATTTCGCTCATGGTGAAATCATGATGATAGGTGCTTACTGCTGTTTGTTCTGCGTAAGTGCTATGAATGTGCCTTTTTTGGGTGCAATTTCTTTGGCCATGATTTTTGCGGCTTGTATCGGTATAGCTATGGATAAGATAGCGTATAAGCCCCTTAGAAAAGCGCCTAAAATTTCTTTGCTAATCACAGCCATTGGCATGAGTTTTTTCATACAAAATTTATTTAATGTGTGCTTTGGTTCCACGCCTAGGCTTTTTCCTGTTCCGCCTTATTTAGAACAAGTTATACAAATAGGCTCTTTAAATATCAGCCTTGCCACGCTTTGCGTGCCTATCTTAACTATCTTAATCCTAGCCATCTTGCTTTTCGTGCTTTATAAGATGAAATACGGCGTGGCCATCCGTGCCTTAGCCTTTGATATACACACTGTAAATTTAATGGGAATTGACGCAAATAAAATCATAGCCCTTGTTTTTGCTTTGGGCTCGGCTTTGGCGGCTATTGGGGGGATTTTTTGGGTTGTGAATTATCCCTCATTAGACCCTAATATGGGAGTGTTAATAGGGCTTAAAGCCTTTGCTGCCGCTGTTTTGGGCGGGATTGGCTCTGTTGTTGGTGCGGTTTTAGGCGGACTTATCATAGGCTTTACTGAGGTTGTGGCTGTGGCATTGTTCCCTGATTTTGCCGGGTTTAAAGACGCTTTTGCCTTTATATTTTTAGTATTTATTTTACTTTTCAAACCTAGTGGAATTTTAGGAATAAATTATGAAAGAAGTAGATTTTAATGACTGTTAATAAAGCTTATCATTTAGCCTTTTTATTTATAGCCTTAGCCTTTGTGTTTTTATCTCCTTATTTTTTTAGCGATTATGGCATGCGAATTTTAAACAATATCGCGATTTTTATAATCCTAGCCGTTTCTTATAACCTCATAAACGGCGTTACAGGGCAGTTTAGCCTAGAACCTAACGGCTTTGTGGCTGTTGGGGCTTACGCTACTGCTATCATGCTTTTAAGTGCTGATGATAAAATTTCACAATTTGCCTTAGAAGACCCTAGCTCTTTAATACTTGCACTTTATACGGGCAATTTTTTCATAGCACTTTTAATGGGCGGCCTTTGCGCCTTGGCTCTTTCTTTGGTGCTTTCTTTTGCGGTGTTTAGGGTAAGAGGGGATTACTTAGCTATAGTTACTCTTGGCTTTGGCATTATCATAAAGCTTGTTGCTATAAATTTTCCTTCCTTTACTAATGGTTCTTTGGGGCTTGTCGATATACCAAAGCATTCTAACATCTATGTTACAGGCATTTTTGCCATACTTGCTGTGATTTTAATACTGAATTTGGTGTATTCTAAATACGGTCGTGCGATGAGGGCGATTAGAGATGATGAGGACGCGGCCTCTGCCATGGGCATTAATACCTTTTGGACCAAGACTTTAGCCTTTGGAACCTCAGCTTTTTTAGAAGGTGTTGGAGGCGGCTTGCTAGTTTGTCTTTTAACCACTGTTTCGCCAGAGCAATTTGAGTTTTTACTAACCTTTCAGCTTTTAATAATCATAGTTTTAGGCGGTCTTGGCTCTACAACAGGAGCTATCATAGGAACTGTTTTGGTGCTTGGGGGTACGGAGTGGCTTAGATTTTTAGATGAACCTATGAATATCTTTGGCTATGAAAGCGAGGCAATGCCGGGTCTTAGAATGGTTGTTTTTTCTTTAATACTAATCCTTATAATGCTTTTTGCAAGAAAGGGCATTATGGGAGATAAGGAGCTTTTAGACTTGCTTAAAATCAAAAGGAAAAAAAGTGATACTAAGTCTTAAAAATATCACGAAAAATTTTGGCGGAGTAAAGGCTATCAGCGATACTTCCTTTTCTATAAATGAGGGCGAAATTTACGCTATCATAGGCCCAAATGGTGCTGGAAAAACAACTCTTTTTAATATAATCACAGGAAATTACAAGCCAAGTTCTGGTGAGGTTTTATTTAAAGACAAAAGAATTGACAAGCTAAAGGCGCATAAAATAGTACATCTTGGCATAGCAAGAACCTTTCAAAATATAAGATTGTTTTCATCCATGACCGTGCTTGAAAATGTCTTGATAGGCCTTAATAGCAGCATAAAATACAGCTTATTAGAAGCCTTTTTGCACTTAGGGCGTTTTAGGAAAAGCGAGAATTTAGCTAAAAATAGGTGTTTAGAGCTTTTAAAAGAGCTTGACATAGAGCATTTGGCCTATGAAAAGGCAACTTCACTTAGCTACGGCCAGCAAAGAAAGGTGGAAATAGCAAGAGCTTTGGCCACAAACCCTACCTTGTTGTTGCTTGATGAGCCTGTTGCTGGCATGAACGCAGCTGAAAGCGATGAATTAGCAAGTCTTATATTTAGGCTAAGAGATAAATATAAACTAAGCGTTTTGCTAATAGAACATGATATGAAATTTGTGAATACTTTGTGCGATAAGGTTTTAGTGCTAGATTATGGCAAGGTAATTTTTGAAGGCAAGATAGAAGAAGCTGTGCTTAATAAAGAAGTGATAGCAGCCTATCTTGGCGACATAGAGCAGTTGGAGAAATAGTGTTAGTAGTTAAAGATTTGCATGTGTATTATAACTTGGTAGAAGCTGTTAAGGGCATTAGCTTTGAGATAAAAACGGGACAAATAGTTAGTTTGATTGGTTCAAATGGAGCCGGCAAAACCTCTACGCTAAATGCCTTGCTAAACTGCGTGAAAAGAAAGGGCGAGATAAGCTTTCTAGGCTATGACACTAAAAGACATTTGCCCCACACCTTAGTGCAAAAAGGCATAGCCTTGGTACCTGAGGGTAGGAGAGTGTTTATAAATTTAACTGTTGAGGAGAATTTAAAAATCGGTGCTTTTAATAACGATGAAAATTACGAGCATTTAAAGGAACAAATGTATAAAATTTTTCCTAGATTAAAACTTAAGAGAAACGCCCTGGCAGGAACTCTAAGCGGAGGCGAGGCGCAAATGCTTGCTATTTCAAGAGCCTTAATGAGCGAACCAAAGCTTTTGATGCTTGATGAACCAAGCCTAGGACTTGCACCAAAGATAGTAAGCGAGGTATTTCAAACCATAATGAGACTTAAGGAGGAGGGCATTACCATACTTTTGGTTGAGCAAAATGCCTATTTAGCCCTCAAGATAAGCGATTATGCTTATGTTTTGGAAAATGGCAAGATTAGTATGCAAGATGAGTCCTCTAAATTAATAGGCAATGATGAGATACGCAAAAAATACTTAGGCTTGTAGTTAGTTAATTTATCTTTGTTACAATTTTTTCCATGAGAAAAGTATTGTATTCTGTTGGAAGCCTTAGTGTTTCGATAATTTTATTTTTACTGTTTGCACTGTTTTGTGCTTTGGCCACTTTTATAGAGAGTTCTTATGGAACGCCAACCGCTTGGGCTATGGTGTATGGGACGCTTTATTTTGGTTTTATACAGCTACTTTTGGGCATAAATTTAGTATGCGCTATCTTTAGATACAAGATGATAGATAAGAACAAAATTCCTATGCTAATCTTTCACATCTCTTTTTTATTTATCTTGCTTGGTTCGATTTTCACTAGATATATGGGTTTTGAAGGGCTTATGCACATAAGGGAAAATGCCGAAAGTTCTGTAATCGAAAGCTCAAAATCTTTCGTAAAAATCGCAGCATTAACAGGGCAAAATGAGGTTGTAAGCACGCAAAGCCAGGAGGACATGGCGCTTTTACCTTTTGCCAATGACTTTGAACTAAAACTTGATGTAAATGGCGAAGTAGCAAAGCTTTCTTACAAGAATTTGCTTTTAGGAGCAAGCGAAGTTTTCGTAGAGGATGAGAATGCTAGCGCTTTATTATCTTTGGTGATAAATTTAAACGGCGAGGCGCAGCAAGTTTTACTAGGCAAGGGCGATGTTAAAAATATAGGAGGCGTGAGCTTTGTTTTTATGGGTGATGAGGCCTTATACAAGGATTTGAAAAACACACCTTATGTTAGTATAGATGAAAATTTACAGCTAAGTTCTAATAAAAACTTGAAATTTCTTAGTATGGCGAGCGGCGAACAAGATGTGCTTTTAGCCGGGCAAAAGGCTGATAGCTCGCAAAAAAGGCTGTATGACATGCAGGCTTTAAATTTCGTCGTCAAATACGCTTCCAAGCACGCTAGAATGGACTTAAAAGGCCTAAACAGACAGCAAGATGAAAATTTTGCTTCCTGGCTAAAAAGTATTTCTTTAGAGGCTCTTAGAACCCTGCTGGTATCCACCTTTGGAGAGCCTAATAGGTGGCAAAATTCATTTTTGTTAAAATTCAAAGACTTTGCGATGAGTAAGGATTATCAGGCTTTAAAATTAAAAGATAATGATATAAATGCCTTGCTTTTGGAGCTTGAATTTAGAGGTGAAAAGACCCAATTTTATGTCCTAGAGCACGCAAAGCCTTTGGGCTTAGAGCTTGCAAATCAAGTATTTTTCATATCTTGGGGCACTCATTTGCAAAAGCTTGATTTTTCCATATATTTGAAAGATTTTATCTTAGAAAGGTATTCTGGTTCTATGTCGCCTAAGTCTTATGAAAGCTTGGTTGAGGTAAGAAACGGTGATGAAAAATTTGAGGCTAGGATCTTTATGAATAATGTTTTAGACTATGAAGGATACAGATTTTATCAAAGTTCGTATGACCAAGATGAGCAAGGAACAATCTTATCTGTAAATCAGGACCCTGGCAAACTCACTACATATATAGGATATACTTTGTTATTTTTGGGGATGTTTTTGAATTTATTAAATCCTAAGTCAAGATTTAGAACCTTAGCAAGATTAGTTAGCAAGGATTCCCTAAAATACGGCGTGAAATCCTTAGCCATCGTTGTTTTTCTAAGTTTTTTTGCTTCTAAATTAAATGCAAGCGAACTTCCTGTTATAGATGAAACGCATAGTCAAAGACTTGGTGCCTTGGTGGTGCAAAAGCTAAATGGCAGGATGAGCCCTTTTGATACTGTGTCTAAGGAAATTTTAGAAAAACTGCATAAAAATATCACCTATAAGGGCATGGATTCTAACGCTGTGGTGCTTTCTATGATTATGAATTCAAAGGCTTGGAGCGAGGAAAAGCTAATCGCAATGCCAAAAGATAAGAATGTGCGAAAAGAGCTTGCAAAGCTTTTAAACATAGAGGAAAAGCCTTATATAAGCTTTTTAGATTTTTTTGATGAAAATCAGCAATACAAACTTGCAAAATATGTGGAAAACGCAAACAGAAAAGCACCAAATGCTAGAACTGTGTATGATAAAGAGATTATCAAGCTTGATGAGAGGGCAAATATCTTAAATTTAACTCTTTTAGGAGAGCTTTTTAGGTTCCTACCAAAGCAAGATGATGAGAACGATACTTGGCTTACAAGCTATGAAATTCTCACCAAAACAAAGGATCAAGAAAGACAAAGTGCTGTTGTTTTGCTTGATAATTATTTTACTGCCGTAAAACAAGCCCTAGAAAATGGCAATTGGGAGGAAGCAAACAAGGCCCTTGATGATATGAGTGCATATCAAAGCAAGTATTCTGCTCATATAATGCCAAGTAAGAGCAAAATTTATACAGAGCTTTTTATAAATGAAAGTCAAATTTTTGTTAAATTAACGCCTGTTTATCTTTTTGCTGGCCTTTTGCTCTTGCTGATACTTATAATAAAAATGCTAAATTCAAAGCTAAATATATCCTTGGCTTTTAAAGCAGTTTATATAGTAAATATCATAGCCTTTGTTATACATACTGCTGGTTTGGTGATTAGAGCTTATTTGGCCGAGCACGCACCTTGGAGTAATGCTTATGAGAGCATGATTTACATAGCTTGGGCTTTGGCTTTAAGTGGAATTTTCTTTTCCAAAAAAAGCCCTATATCGCTAGCATTAACTGCTATTTTATCAGGTATTGTGCTTTGGGTGGCACATTTAAGTGAAATGGACCCACAAATTACAAATATAGTCCCCGTGCTTGATTCTTATTGGTTAGTTATACATGTTTCAGTAATCACTGCTAGTTATGGATTTTTAGGACTTTGTGCCTTGCTTGGAATTTTTACTTTGATACTGTTTTGTTTCATGAAAGAAGGCTCAAAGCACAATGAGAATATAGCCAGAAACATTCTTGAAGCCACAAGGATTAACGAAATGGCTATGATTTTAGGGCTTTGTTTGCTAACAGTTGGAAATTTCTTGGGTGCGATTTGGGCGAATGAAAGCTGGGGTAGGTATTGGAGCTGGGATTCAAAAGAAACTTGGTCTTTAATTAGCATTTTAATTTACGCTGCAATCTTGCACATAAGGATGATTCCAAGCCTAACAAGTCAGTATAATTTCGCACTTTGTTCGATATTTGCTTATTGGTCTATCATCATGACTTATTTTGGGGTGAATTATTTTCTAGTTGGAATGCACTCTTACGCAGCCGGTGAGGCTACTCAAATTCCAAGTTATGTTTATTATGGTTTTACTGCTATGCTTGTTTTAGGCATTGTTTCATATAGAAAAAGGCATTTTGCTAAAAGATTGTAAGGATTTATTTTGAATTATATTTTATTGTCAATTTTCGTTGTTATTGTTATATTAATCTTTGTATTTTGCGCACTGGTGCTTTCGTATCTTAAAAAGAAAAGCGTTAGCAACTCAGAAAAAATAAATGCAAAAAAAACTGTTAATATAGACAGCTTGTTTGCAGAGCTTGCTAATCCAAGATTAGACCATGAGGCTATACAAAAAATTATATTAAAATTTATAGACACTCAAACTTTGCCAATGAAACTTGGCAAAAATTTAAGCAATGAGGCTAAAAAAAAGCTAGAATTTGTAAGTGCGGTTGCCGCTCATAAAAACGCAAGTGCTAAAAATATAGCCTTTTTAAGCAGGGAGCTAAGCAAGAGATACACATCCTATAAAGATGATATTTTAAAATACGAACAAATTGGCATGGCTAAAAGAAGTATAATCAAACATACAGAGAGCTAATATGAATATAGTTATAGTAGAAGATGATATCAATATGCGAAAATCGCTAGAAATAGCCCTGGCTGAATTTGATGAATTTAAAATAAAAACTTACAAATCAGCCACCGAAGCCTTAAAAAAGCTAGATGATAATACAGATTTGATAATCACTGATATAAACATGCCTGGAATTGACGGCATAGAATTTGTTAAGGCTTGCGAGAATAAATATGAGTTTATCATCATCACAGGAAATGCTACCTTAAACAGAGCCATAGAGGCCGTGAGATTAGGCGTTAAAGACTTTCTTACTAAGCCCTTTGACATACAAACCTTGGTTCAAGCGATAAAAAGGGTTAAGCTTATAAGAGAAAAAAGCACAGATAAAAAAAGTGCTAAGATAAACAAAAATAATGACTTTTTCGCAAATTCGCCGGCATTAGAACAAGCCTTAAAATTATCCTTAAAAGTAGCACAAACAGATGCTTCTGTGATGTTTTTTGGAGAAAGTGGTGTTGGCAAGGAGCTTTTTGCAAATTATATTCATAAGAATTCAAAAAGAGCTTCTAAGCCCTTTGTAGCAATAAATATGGCAGCTATACCTTCAAATTTGATAGAAAGTGAACTTTTTGGCTTTGAAAAGGGAGCTTTTACAGATGCTAATACCACAAAACAAGGGTTGTTCGAGCTTGCAAATGAGGGTACCCTTTTTTTAGATGAGATAGGAGAAATGCCTTTTGAAATTCAAGCAAAATTGCTTAGAGCTTTGCAAGAAAGGGAGATTACCAGGCTTGGTGGCACTAAGAGTATAAAGATAAATGTGAGGATTATTTCAGCCACAAATGCAAATATAGAAGAAAAAATTAAAAATAATGAATTTAGAAGCGATTTGTATTATAGATTAAACACAGTTCCTATACAAATTCCACCACTTAGGCAAAGAAAAGAAGAAATTTTAGAAATAGCACAAAGGGTTTTAGAAGATACTTGCAAAGAGTATGATTTTGCTAAAAAAAGCATAAGCAAGGAGGCTAAAGAGGCCTTGTTAGATTATGATTATCCGGGCAATATCAGAGAGCTTATATCCATAGTGCAAAGGGCTTGTATCTTAAGCGAGGTCGATGAGATAAGCAGTGATGATTTGTTTTTAGAAAGTAGAAAAATAAAAGATATTAAGGATATGGAAAAAGATCTTTTGGTTGAGGTTTTAGCAAGCGTTGATAACGATTTAAGCAAGGCCTGCGAGCTTTTAGGTCTTAGTAAAAATAAATTAGAAGAAAAGATTAAAAAATACAAATTAAATTGAGGTGTTAAGTGAAAAAATTTAATATAGCTATAGTCGGTGCTACGGGTGCTGTTGGAGAGGAGCTTTTGACTGTATTAGAGGAGTTTGATTTTCCTGTTAATGAAATTTTAGCTCTAGCAAGCAGTAACAGCGTAGGCAGTACTGTGAATTTTAAGGATAAAGAAATAGTTGTAAAAGAGCTAACTCATGATGTCTTTAAAGAACATAAGGTCGATATAGCCTTTTTTTCAGCAGGAGGTTCTGTGTCAGCTGAATTTGCACAAGATGCGGTTAATAGTGGTGCTGTTGTGATTGATAATACGAGTTATTTTAGAATGCAAGATGATGTTCCTTTGGTTGTGCCTGAGGTAAATGAAGAGGATATAAGCTTGTATAAAAAGAGAGGAATTATTGCTAATCCAAACTGCTCCACCATACAAATGGTTCATATCCTAAGCCCTCTTGATAAGCTTTACAATCTTAAAAGGGTTGATGTAAGCACCTATCAAGCAGCAAGTGGTGCTGGTGCTAAGGGCATGAGAGAACTAAGTGATGGGCTTAGGGAGTTTTTTTCTTTTAAGCTGCATGATTTTAAGGCCAAGGTTTTTCCTCACACTTTAGCTTTAAATTTGATACCGCATATAGATTCTTTTGATGAGGATAGTTCTTACACAAAAGAGGAACTAAAGATGATAAATGAAACTCAAAAGATTATGCACAAGAAAATGGCTATTTCGGCAACCTGCGTTAGAGTGCCTGTTCTACGCTCTCATAGCGAAAGCCTTACCCTAACTTTTGCCAAAGAAGTTGATGTTGATGAGGCAAGAAAGGCTTTGTCAAAGGAAAAACATATAGTTTTGATGGATAATATAAAAAATTTAAAATACCCTATGCCTCTTTTTACAGCTAATACAAATGAAACTTATGTTGGTAGAATAAGGCTTGATTTGCATTCTAAAAAGATTTTGCACCTTTGGTGTGTGGCGGATCAGATTAGAGTAGGGGCTGCGACAAATGCTGTTCGCATAGCTTTGAAACTAATTAAAAATAAGGAATTTAAAGCTTCTCACTCATAAGGATTTTCGCTAGAGCTTTTAAATCTTTTGTGAAAGAAAAAATACTCATCAGGCTTAAATTTTATCATTTGCTCAAGGCAAGCGGCTTGGTATTTTGTAAGCTCTTCCACTGAGAAGTCTTTAGAATCCATGGCTTTAAAATGCTTGATGATGTATTTGTCATCTTTTTGGTATATAAAAACGGGCACTAAAAGGGCGGAGCTTTTTTTCGCTATCACGCTAGCACCGCTTAGATAAATTATATCTTTGTTAAAAAATTTAAGCTTTAAACCCTCGTTTTCAGTGGCATTTTGGTCTGTTAAAATTCCTAAAACTCTGTCGTTTTTTAGGGCTTTTAGCATTTGTTTTAAACCGCCTTTTTTATTGATTAATTCTATGTCAAATTGGGCACGGTTTTTAGCAACAATCTTATTCATAACCTCGCTATCTAGCATTCTAACCACTATAGATATTTTTTTAAAATTTGCAGAGTAAAACAAGGACAAAAGCTCCCAATTTCCATAATGAGCCGTGCTAAATACTAATTTTCTCCCAGAATTTGATATTGCTTTGAAATCTTGCAAATCCTCAACTTGCACCTTTTTTTGAATTTCGTCTTTATTTATATTTTGATTTGCCAAAAAATCAAGTCCAAATTTGGCGAAATTCTCATAAATCTTAAGGCTTATCTCATCTCTTTGCTTCTTAGTTTTGCTAGGAAAGCAAATGCTTAAATTTACATCTATGATTTTTCTATGTTTTTTATTAAGCTTAAAAGCTATTTTAGCTATCAAGTTTGCTAGTTTTTTTATAAGCTTTTTAGGCAGAATTTTAAATACAAATTTTAAAAGATAATAAAGAAAAAGATATAAAAAATCACTTTTTTTCATCTAAAAAATTCCTAATCTTTTTAAAAATTTCATTTTCATCTATATCCCTTATGCAAAAATCATTCTTATCAAGCTTTTTAGCGTCTATTTCTTTGCCTGTGTCTATAGTGAAATTTATATTTGTTTCATAAGCATTTCTTTTACTAGGTGTTGCACCAAAGATACTAAGAGAGGGCTTGTTTAAGGCAAAGGCTAGATGAGTTGGTCCGCTATCATTTCCAAGCACGAAAGAGCTTAAGTTTGTAAGGCAAATTAACTCTTGTAAGCTAAGTTTTTTGCATATCTTTACATTTTCTTTCTTGCAAGTTTCAAGCACAAACTGAGCATAGTTTTTTTCCTTTTCACTGCCAAAGCAAAGTAAAAGCTCATAATCTTTATAAGTTGAGGCTAAATTTTTACAAAGTTTAGCCATTTTTTCTTTGGGATAAATTTTATTTTCTACGCTTGAGCCGCAGTGAATTAAGAAAAATTTTTCACTTAAGTTTAGCTCTTTTATCAGGCTTTTTTCCAGCCTTTCATCGCTAAAAAAAGAGGGCTTTTTATCTAGTAAAAAGCTCTTTTTATCGAAATTTAAATTTAAGGCAAAGCAAAGTAAGCTTAAATTTCTTATATAAATGTTTTCATTGTATGAAATATTAACTTTATGCGTGTAAAAAGCACTTGCAAAACTTTCTCTTATGCTATCTTTATCAAAGCCGTAGTTTTTGCTTGATAAAATTTTGCTTAAAAGGGCTGATTTTATAAGCCCTTGCATATCTATGACAAGGTCGTATTTATTTTTTCTTGCCTTAAGGGCTATTTTTAGGGATTTTAAAATTTTTTTATCCTTTAAGGGTAGGGTAAAAAGCTCGTCTATTAAGGGATGATTAAAAAGTAAGTCTTTAAATCTTTCGTCTATAAAATAATGAATTTTAGCCCCTTTAAAATGCTCTTTTATAACTTGTAAAATAATAGTGCTTTGGATTATATCTCCTAGGGCTGAAAGTCTTATAATGGCTATTTTCATACTTATTTTATACCTTAAATTTTAGTAATTTTAGCTATGATTTTAACAAAATTTGCTTACTAAAGGTATAAGGATGAAAAAAAACGAGGGTTATATCTGTGTTTTTGATTGCGAAAGTATAGTGGATACGCAGCTTGTAAGAAGACTTTATGATTTTAAAGGAGATGATTATGAGCTTTCTAAACAAATGCTTGAGCTTTACGAAAAAGAGCAGGGCACTAGCTTTTTACCTCTGCCTTTTCATAAGATTATAAGCATTTGTGCCACGCTTTGTGATAGCTTTGGCTCTTTCATAAAGGTAGATAAGATAAGCGGAGATGATGAAAAAAGCTTAGTTTCAAATTTTTTTAAAATCATTGAGGATTATGAGCCAAGACTTGTTAGTTTTAATGGCAAAAACTACGATATGCCCTTGCTTGTTTTAAGAGCCTTAAAATACAACATAAAAGCAAGTGCTTATCTAAGTCAAGAAGATAAGTGGAATAATTATAAAACAAGATATAGTGAGCTAAAGCACTGTGATTTGCTTGAATCCTTGGGCGGCTTTGGCATTAGAGGGCTTAAGCTTGATACTATATGTTCAATGGCCTCTTTGCCCGGAAAATACGATGTAAATGGCTCTGATGTGCTTGAGCTTTACTATAAAAACGAGCTTGAAAAGATACACGAATACTGCGAAAGCGACACCTTAAACACCTATATGCTGTTTTTAAAATACGAGCTTATAAAGGGAAATTTAAGTGAGGAAGATTATAAAAAATACCTTTTTACTATGAGTGAGTATCTAAAAAAGCAAAAAAAGCACAGGGCTTATGCTGAAATTTTTATAAAAGCCTGTGAGGATGAGTGCTTAAGAGTTGATTAGCAAAGATAGGATAAAATCAGGCTTTAACAAGGAGGGATTATGAAAAT includes:
- a CDS encoding lipid A biosynthesis lauroyl acyltransferase; translated protein: MKKSDFLYLFLYYLLKFVFKILPKKLIKKLANLIAKIAFKLNKKHRKIIDVNLSICFPSKTKKQRDEISLKIYENFAKFGLDFLANQNINKDEIQKKVQVEDLQDFKAISNSGRKLVFSTAHYGNWELLSLFYSANFKKISIVVRMLDSEVMNKIVAKNRAQFDIELINKKGGLKQMLKALKNDRVLGILTDQNATENEGLKLKFFNKDIIYLSGASVIAKKSSALLVPVFIYQKDDKYIIKHFKAMDSKDFSVEELTKYQAACLEQMIKFKPDEYFFFHKRFKSSSENPYE
- a CDS encoding sigma-54-dependent transcriptional regulator, with protein sequence MNIVIVEDDINMRKSLEIALAEFDEFKIKTYKSATEALKKLDDNTDLIITDINMPGIDGIEFVKACENKYEFIIITGNATLNRAIEAVRLGVKDFLTKPFDIQTLVQAIKRVKLIREKSTDKKSAKINKNNDFFANSPALEQALKLSLKVAQTDASVMFFGESGVGKELFANYIHKNSKRASKPFVAINMAAIPSNLIESELFGFEKGAFTDANTTKQGLFELANEGTLFLDEIGEMPFEIQAKLLRALQEREITRLGGTKSIKINVRIISATNANIEEKIKNNEFRSDLYYRLNTVPIQIPPLRQRKEEILEIAQRVLEDTCKEYDFAKKSISKEAKEALLDYDYPGNIRELISIVQRACILSEVDEISSDDLFLESRKIKDIKDMEKDLLVEVLASVDNDLSKACELLGLSKNKLEEKIKKYKLN
- the waaC gene encoding lipopolysaccharide heptosyltransferase I, which gives rise to MKIAIIRLSALGDIIQSTIILQVIKEHFKGAKIHYFIDERFKDLLFNHPLIDELFTLPLKDKKILKSLKIALKARKNKYDLVIDMQGLIKSALLSKILSSKNYGFDKDSIRESFASAFYTHKVNISYNENIYIRNLSLLCFALNLNFDKKSFLLDKKPSFFSDERLEKSLIKELNLSEKFFLIHCGSSVENKIYPKEKMAKLCKNLASTYKDYELLLCFGSEKEKNYAQFVLETCKKENVKICKKLSLQELICLTNLSSFVLGNDSGPTHLAFALNKPSLSIFGATPSKRNAYETNINFTIDTGKEIDAKKLDKNDFCIRDIDENEIFKKIRNFLDEKK
- a CDS encoding aspartate-semialdehyde dehydrogenase gives rise to the protein MKKFNIAIVGATGAVGEELLTVLEEFDFPVNEILALASSNSVGSTVNFKDKEIVVKELTHDVFKEHKVDIAFFSAGGSVSAEFAQDAVNSGAVVIDNTSYFRMQDDVPLVVPEVNEEDISLYKKRGIIANPNCSTIQMVHILSPLDKLYNLKRVDVSTYQAASGAGAKGMRELSDGLREFFSFKLHDFKAKVFPHTLALNLIPHIDSFDEDSSYTKEELKMINETQKIMHKKMAISATCVRVPVLRSHSESLTLTFAKEVDVDEARKALSKEKHIVLMDNIKNLKYPMPLFTANTNETYVGRIRLDLHSKKILHLWCVADQIRVGAATNAVRIALKLIKNKEFKASHS
- the ccsA gene encoding cytochrome c biogenesis protein; translated protein: MRKVLYSVGSLSVSIILFLLFALFCALATFIESSYGTPTAWAMVYGTLYFGFIQLLLGINLVCAIFRYKMIDKNKIPMLIFHISFLFILLGSIFTRYMGFEGLMHIRENAESSVIESSKSFVKIAALTGQNEVVSTQSQEDMALLPFANDFELKLDVNGEVAKLSYKNLLLGASEVFVEDENASALLSLVINLNGEAQQVLLGKGDVKNIGGVSFVFMGDEALYKDLKNTPYVSIDENLQLSSNKNLKFLSMASGEQDVLLAGQKADSSQKRLYDMQALNFVVKYASKHARMDLKGLNRQQDENFASWLKSISLEALRTLLVSTFGEPNRWQNSFLLKFKDFAMSKDYQALKLKDNDINALLLELEFRGEKTQFYVLEHAKPLGLELANQVFFISWGTHLQKLDFSIYLKDFILERYSGSMSPKSYESLVEVRNGDEKFEARIFMNNVLDYEGYRFYQSSYDQDEQGTILSVNQDPGKLTTYIGYTLLFLGMFLNLLNPKSRFRTLARLVSKDSLKYGVKSLAIVVFLSFFASKLNASELPVIDETHSQRLGALVVQKLNGRMSPFDTVSKEILEKLHKNITYKGMDSNAVVLSMIMNSKAWSEEKLIAMPKDKNVRKELAKLLNIEEKPYISFLDFFDENQQYKLAKYVENANRKAPNARTVYDKEIIKLDERANILNLTLLGELFRFLPKQDDENDTWLTSYEILTKTKDQERQSAVVLLDNYFTAVKQALENGNWEEANKALDDMSAYQSKYSAHIMPSKSKIYTELFINESQIFVKLTPVYLFAGLLLLLILIIKMLNSKLNISLAFKAVYIVNIIAFVIHTAGLVIRAYLAEHAPWSNAYESMIYIAWALALSGIFFSKKSPISLALTAILSGIVLWVAHLSEMDPQITNIVPVLDSYWLVIHVSVITASYGFLGLCALLGIFTLILFCFMKEGSKHNENIARNILEATRINEMAMILGLCLLTVGNFLGAIWANESWGRYWSWDSKETWSLISILIYAAILHIRMIPSLTSQYNFALCSIFAYWSIIMTYFGVNYFLVGMHSYAAGEATQIPSYVYYGFTAMLVLGIVSYRKRHFAKRL